One genomic window of Cetobacterium somerae ATCC BAA-474 includes the following:
- the rlmB gene encoding 23S rRNA (guanosine(2251)-2'-O)-methyltransferase RlmB — protein sequence MEKVIGINPVIELLQNKSNNIEKIEIFKGMREEKLGKLKALASARNIKLFQVGKKEENSQGVVAYLSDYDYYIELGEFLEKIARDEKSIVLILDGVQDPRNFGAIIRSAEIFGVKGIIIPERNSVKINETVIKTSTGAIEHVDIVKVTNISDAIEKLKKLDFWVYGAEGSGSKYYHEEKYPNKTALVLGSEGEGIRKKVKENCDILVKIPMHGKINSLNVSVAGGIILSEIAKNLY from the coding sequence ATGGAAAAAGTAATAGGAATAAATCCTGTAATAGAGTTATTACAAAATAAGTCTAACAACATTGAAAAAATTGAAATATTTAAAGGGATGAGAGAAGAAAAGCTAGGTAAATTAAAGGCTTTGGCTTCAGCTAGAAATATAAAATTATTTCAAGTTGGAAAAAAAGAGGAGAACTCTCAAGGGGTAGTGGCATATTTAAGTGATTATGACTACTATATTGAGTTAGGAGAATTTTTAGAAAAGATAGCTAGAGATGAAAAATCAATAGTTTTAATTTTAGACGGAGTTCAAGATCCAAGAAATTTTGGAGCAATAATTAGAAGTGCTGAAATATTTGGAGTAAAAGGAATTATAATTCCAGAAAGAAATTCAGTTAAAATAAATGAAACTGTTATTAAAACTTCAACTGGAGCCATAGAACATGTTGATATAGTAAAAGTTACAAATATATCTGACGCAATAGAGAAGTTAAAAAAGTTAGATTTCTGGGTTTACGGTGCTGAAGGATCTGGAAGCAAGTATTATCATGAAGAAAAATATCCAAATAAGACAGCTCTTGTACTAGGTAGTGAAGGTGAAGGTATAAGAAAGAAAGTAAAAGAGAATTGTGATATTTTAGTTAAGATACCAATGCATGGAAAAATTAACTCATTAAATGTTTCTGTAGCTGGAGGAATAATACTTTCTGAGATAGCAAAAAATTTATATTAA